The Glycine soja cultivar W05 chromosome 8, ASM419377v2, whole genome shotgun sequence genome has a window encoding:
- the LOC114423102 gene encoding BTB/POZ domain-containing protein At1g67900-like: MKFMKLGSRSDTFYTAESVRTISSEVSSDFIIQVKGTRYLLHKFPLLSKCFRLQRLCSESSDSPQHQIVQLPDFPGGVETFELCAKFCYGITITLSAYNIVAARCAAEYLQMTEDVEKGNLIYKLDVFFNSCILNGWKDSIVTLQTTKALPLWSEDLAISSRCIEAIASKALSHPSKVSLSHSHSRRVRDDVSSCTGSESLRHKSTSRGWWAEDLADLSIDLYWRTMIAIKSGGKTPSNLIGDALKIYASRWLPNIRKNVHHVKREKTESDSDSDSASEVNSKHRLLLESIVSLLPAEKGAVSCSFLLKLLKAANILNASSSSKVELATRVGLQLEEAAVNDLLIRSVSKSTNDMIYEVDLVMTILEQFMLQGQSPPTSPPRSRFAVERRRSRSAENINLEFQESRRSSSASHSSKLKVAKLVDRYLQEVARDVNLPLSKFIAIVETIPDFARHDHDDLYRAIDIYLKAHPELSKSERKRLCRILDCKKLSMEACMHAAQNELLPLRVVVQVLFFEQVRAAAAGGKVSDMPSNIKALLTANGIDPSKHTAPLSTTTSIHVDDNWSVSGFKSSKSTTRNPTLRMKLAEDDLDENVVPRDEIGRTSRFKGILGLPTQPKKMFSKLWSTNRSATEKN; the protein is encoded by the exons ATGAAGTTTATGAAACTAGGATCTCGTTCGGACACCTTTTACACTGCAGAGTCTGTAAG GACAATCTCTTCTGAAGTTTCAAGTGACTTCATAATTCAAGTGAAAGGAACTAGATACCTTCTTCACAAG TTTCCACTACTGTCCAAATGTTTTCGCCTGCAAAGGCTATGCTCAGAGAGTTCTGATTCTCCACAGCACCAAATAGTCCAACTACCTGATTTTCCTGGCGGGGTGGAAACATTTGAGCTTTGTGCCAAGTTCTGCTATGGCATAACAATCACTCTCAGTGCTTACAACATCGTGGCCGCGCGATGCGCGGCCGAGTACTTGCAGATGACTGAGGATGTTGAGAAGGGGAATTTGATTTACAAGCTTGATGTTTTCTTCAACTCATGCATCCTCAATGGCTGGAAGGATTCCATTGTGACTCTACAAACCACAAAGGCATTGCCTTTGTGGTCAGAGGACTTAGCAATTTCAAGCAGATGCATTGAGGCAATTGCCTCAAAGGCCTTAAGCCACCCATCAAAGGTGAGTTTGTCACACAGCCATTCCCGGAGGGTGAGGGATGATGTGTCTTCATGCACCGGAAGCGAAAGCTTGAGACACAAATCAACAAGCAGAGGTTGGTGGGCTGAGGATTTAGCAGATTTGAGCATAGACTTGTATTGGAGAACCATGATAGCCATCAAATCTGGTGGCAAGACACCCTCAAATCTCATTGGTGATGCATTGAAAATCTATGCATCTAGATGGCTACCAAATATAAGGAAGAATGTGCATCATGTCAAGAGGGAAAAAACTGAATCagactcagattcagattctgCAAGTGAAGTGAATTCAAAACATAGACTACTTTTGGAATCAATAGTGAGCTTGCTTCCAGCAGAGAAAGGTGCTGTTTCTTGCAGCTTCCTTCTTAAGCTATTGAAGGCTGCCAATATTCTcaatgcttcttcttcttcaaaggTGGAATTGGCCACAAGGGTAGGACTTCAGTTGGAGGAAGCAGCGGTTAACGATCTTCTGATACGCTCGGTGTCTAAGAGTACTAATGATATGATCTATGAAGTGGACTTGGTGATGACCATATTGGAACAGTTCATGTTGCAAGGTCAGAGTCCTCCAACCAGCCCTCCAAGATCAAGATTTGCCGTCGAAAGAAGGCGGTCTCGTTCCGCCGAGAATATTAACCTTGAGTTTCAAGAGAGTAGGAGGTCCTCCTCAGCTTCTCATAGCTCAAAACTTAAGGTGGCAAAGCTTGTGGATAGATACCTTCAGGAGGTTGCCAGGGATGTGAATTTGCCTCTCTCAAAATTCATTGCTATTGTTGAAACTATACCAGATTTTGCAAGGCATGATCATGATGATCTGTACAGAGCTATTGACATTTATCTCAAG GCACATCCAGAACTCAGCAAGAGTGAAAGGAAGAGGCTATGTAGAATTCTAGACTGCAAAAAGCTGTCTATGgaagcatgcatgcatgcagcACAGAATGAGCTTCTTCCCCTAAGAGTTGTTGTGCAAGTTCTCTTCTTTGAGCAAGTAAGAGCAGCAGCAGCTGGTGGCAAAGTGAGTGACATGCCAAGCAACATCAAGGCATTGCTCACTGCAAATGGCATTGACCCTTCAAAGCACACAGCACCATTGAGCACCACAACTAGTATTCATGTTGATGACAATTGGAGTGTTTCTGGATTCAAGTCATCAAAGTCAACAACTAGGAACCCTACTCTCAGAATGAAGCTAGCTGAGGATGACTTGGATGAAAATGTTGTGCCCCGTGATGAGATTGGAAGAACTTCTAGGTTTAAGGGTATTCTTGGTCTTCCCACTCAGCCCAAAAAAATGTTTAGCAAGTTGTGGTCTACAAATAGAAGTGCCACTGAAAAGAATTGA
- the LOC114423103 gene encoding uncharacterized protein LOC114423103, with product MESDQKVQMASRSEVVSSVAGVEFQGAPNLGQGGGGGGLQRQPSMTKSNCLCSPTTHAGSFRCRLHRAPSLQRTKSMESESLRDQASTVHSSIVDAVAVANKDPVH from the coding sequence ATGGAAAGTGACCAGAAAGTTCAAATGGCATCTAGGAGTGAGGTCGTGTCAAGTGTTGCTGGGGTGGAGTTTCAAGGGGCTCCTAATTTGGGacaaggtggtggtggtggtggcctTCAGAGACAACCTAGTATGACCAAGAGCAATTGTCTTTGTTCTCCAACCACACATGCTGGTTCTTTTCGTTGCCGGCTTCACCGTGCCCCTAGCCTCCAGAGGACCAAAAGCATGGAATCAGAGTCCCTCAGGGATCAGGCATCTACGGTTCATTCTTCAATTGTTGATGCTGTTGCTGTTGCTAACAAGGATCCAGTTCATTGA